One genomic segment of Brevibacillus laterosporus LMG 15441 includes these proteins:
- a CDS encoding 2-hydroxyacid dehydrogenase yields MTTKPFVYVTRKVAEEAMNLLATIATVEVWDQEYPVPRDILLEKAKRSDGLYVMLSDRIDREIIDAAPHLKVISTLAVGYDNIDLEACKEKGIVVTNTPDVLTDATADLTFGLLMAAGRRFIEANRVLMNGEWKTWSPYFMAGQRIHGATIGIIGMGRIGEAVAKRAAGFDMRILYHNRSRRVEAEQTYGATYCSLPDLLCESDYVVLLTPLTEATKGLMGAEEFAMMKSTAVFINASRGATVDEEALYQALKQGTIWAAGLDVFGQEPIPTNHPLLSLPNVVALPHIGSATYETRDRMAMLVSENLVAVLSKGEAITPV; encoded by the coding sequence ATGACAACAAAACCATTTGTATATGTGACACGGAAAGTAGCGGAGGAAGCTATGAATCTTTTAGCGACTATAGCGACTGTTGAGGTATGGGATCAGGAATACCCTGTCCCCCGTGATATTTTATTAGAAAAAGCGAAACGCTCGGACGGCTTATATGTTATGCTGTCCGACCGGATCGATCGTGAAATCATTGATGCTGCCCCTCATTTAAAAGTAATTTCTACCCTCGCTGTTGGATATGACAATATTGATTTAGAAGCTTGCAAAGAGAAAGGTATTGTTGTAACGAATACACCAGATGTGCTAACAGATGCTACTGCTGATCTGACTTTTGGATTGTTAATGGCGGCGGGGAGACGTTTTATAGAAGCAAACAGAGTGCTGATGAATGGAGAATGGAAAACATGGAGTCCTTATTTCATGGCGGGCCAGCGCATTCATGGTGCAACGATTGGAATCATAGGGATGGGGCGGATTGGTGAAGCTGTTGCCAAAAGAGCAGCTGGCTTTGATATGCGAATCTTATACCATAATCGGAGCCGCAGAGTAGAGGCAGAACAGACCTATGGGGCTACATATTGCTCATTACCTGATTTATTGTGTGAATCTGATTATGTCGTGCTATTAACACCATTAACGGAGGCAACGAAAGGTCTAATGGGTGCAGAGGAATTTGCAATGATGAAGTCTACGGCAGTCTTCATTAATGCCTCGCGTGGAGCTACGGTAGATGAAGAGGCTCTATACCAAGCTTTGAAACAGGGAACGATTTGGGCGGCTGGTTTAGATGTTTTCGGGCAGGAGCCGATCCCAACAAATCATCCCCTTCTATCCCTTCCAAATGTAGTGGCTCTTCCACATATCGGTAGTGCTACTTATGAAACGCGAGATCGTATGGCGATGCTTGTCTCTGAAAATCTAGTGGCTGTACTTTCGAAAGGCGAGGCGATTACTCCTGTATGA
- the cysK gene encoding cysteine synthase A: MKVYRNIKELIGNTPIVELTQFALPEGVRLFAKLESYNPGGSVKDRLGVELIRDAEERGLLQPGGTIIEPTAGNTGVGVALAAVNTSYRVIFCVPEKFSMEKQELMRALGAEVINTPTELGIKGAIAKAKELAESIPGAFVPQQFANPANPDAHYKTTGPEIWDQMDGQVHTFVAGAGSGGTFMGVARYLKEQRASIRTVIVEPEGSILNGGESGPHKTEGIGMEFIPDFMDTSYFDAIYTVLDEEAFSLVKELARKEGILAGSSAGAALHAALQEAEKSVPGTNIVVLFADSSERYLSKQIYQGGL, translated from the coding sequence GTGAAGGTTTATCGCAACATAAAGGAATTAATCGGAAATACACCTATTGTTGAACTGACGCAATTTGCTTTACCAGAAGGAGTTCGTCTGTTTGCTAAATTGGAGTCCTATAATCCAGGGGGTAGTGTAAAAGATCGTCTCGGAGTAGAATTAATACGAGATGCAGAAGAACGTGGTCTTTTGCAGCCTGGCGGGACTATTATTGAACCAACAGCAGGGAACACAGGGGTTGGTGTAGCGCTGGCCGCAGTTAATACCTCTTATCGTGTAATCTTTTGTGTACCTGAAAAATTTTCAATGGAAAAGCAAGAGCTTATGCGCGCCTTGGGGGCGGAAGTGATAAATACACCAACGGAATTAGGAATCAAGGGAGCAATAGCTAAGGCAAAGGAATTAGCTGAGTCCATTCCAGGAGCATTTGTGCCGCAGCAATTTGCCAACCCAGCAAACCCAGACGCTCACTATAAAACAACAGGTCCCGAGATTTGGGATCAAATGGATGGCCAAGTGCATACCTTTGTGGCTGGTGCAGGGTCTGGTGGTACCTTTATGGGAGTGGCACGTTATTTAAAAGAACAGCGTGCATCGATCAGAACTGTTATAGTTGAACCAGAGGGATCTATCTTAAACGGTGGAGAATCTGGTCCACATAAAACAGAGGGAATTGGGATGGAGTTTATCCCAGATTTTATGGATACTTCTTATTTTGATGCCATATATACCGTTTTGGACGAGGAAGCTTTCTCTCTTGTAAAAGAATTAGCGCGTAAAGAAGGTATTTTGGCTGGTAGCTCAGCGGGTGCAGCTTTACATGCGGCTTTGCAGGAAGCAGAAAAATCTGTTCCAGGAACGAATATTGTTGTACTATTTGCAGATAGTAGTGAGCGATATTTATCGAAACAAATCTATCAGGGGGGTCTATGA
- a CDS encoding EAL domain-containing protein, which produces MSDRDYDSPQQLRNYERLHTIGEQESQIANLQRSIAQMENKLLELTQQHRRIFETLQTQIFAGKRQEDGSFVLTFSEGKVAEDLGVTTKDVEGKTVIEIFRTDIAPFAQQKFEEAFSGCCVWFEFEQNERFYITQISPLLEGDKVTEIVGTVLDITQSKRVEQKKKLYAQKCKTSLSILPHVLFSFEKREDNQITVTLFEGALTKRFGVGIKEGSLEDVMLPNMVKIIKSHVERAFLQETVDFQISLDNRLYYGHLKPVIIQNCDTNNRKVTEIVGFLTDVTEQKQVEEMLHVVTQGITNKMGEEFFHYLSRSLIDVLEVDYAFIAALHKGKPGRAVTISISDKQAYLENIEYDIAHSPTEEVIKSGEICVVEGVQQIYPLDQSLRFFKAEALMGQLLYDSNGSPMGILAVMSRKPITNPGLIDSMLHLFTSRATAELERKLAEEQLIKNNAILRATHESMMDGMLIVNEWNQIVHYNRKCREMWKIPEHVEQQNNANHWLMYMLSQIKNNHQATALFDLAQVNRLQPDTVEISFYDGRVYEVYSGPIDSSQQHDYGRIWIFKDLTDRKKHEEMMSQKLFYDSLTGLPNRVLFDDRLLLAISQAKRTESMLAVVILDLDCFKVFNDTLGHAAGDRLLQLVAARLADHMREGDTLCRLVGDEFQFIFPEISSLQDVAQLSQELLDKIALPFEMEGQSLTMTCSIGISLYPNDGTTQLELVKNAKAALYRSKEKGGNIYQLYTPAMTQSAFQKLTLMQDLRYAIDRNELFLQYQPRFDLSSGELIGMEALVRWQHPKLGLISPGDFIPLAEEMGFIVTLDEYVLKAACIQNKKWQQAGLKPVRVAVNISPVEFQQRNLVATIAKVLQETNLAPEYLEVEITEGVTMHKVETAITTLHELKELGIHLSIDDFGTGYSSLSYLKKFPVDTLKIDRSFIRDITVDPDDAEIVSYIIALARSLKLNVIAEGVETEEQKSFLTEKQCYEMQGFYFSPPLHTNEFANLLENVSK; this is translated from the coding sequence ATGTCTGACAGAGATTATGATTCCCCGCAACAATTGAGGAACTACGAGCGTCTTCACACCATTGGAGAGCAGGAGAGTCAAATTGCTAATTTACAAAGAAGTATAGCTCAAATGGAAAATAAGCTACTAGAACTAACACAGCAGCATAGAAGAATCTTTGAAACACTACAAACTCAAATTTTTGCAGGTAAACGACAAGAGGACGGCTCTTTTGTTCTCACCTTTTCGGAAGGTAAGGTTGCAGAGGATTTAGGAGTTACAACAAAGGATGTAGAGGGGAAAACTGTTATTGAAATTTTCCGTACTGATATAGCTCCCTTTGCTCAGCAAAAATTTGAAGAAGCATTCTCTGGATGCTGTGTATGGTTTGAGTTTGAGCAGAATGAACGCTTTTATATTACGCAAATCTCCCCCCTTTTGGAAGGCGATAAAGTAACCGAGATTGTCGGTACAGTGTTAGATATTACGCAGTCAAAGCGTGTGGAGCAGAAAAAGAAACTGTATGCACAAAAATGTAAAACTAGTTTATCGATTCTGCCTCACGTCCTGTTTTCCTTTGAAAAACGAGAAGATAACCAAATTACCGTTACATTATTTGAGGGAGCACTTACTAAGCGTTTTGGAGTGGGCATAAAAGAGGGGTCCCTTGAAGATGTAATGCTACCGAACATGGTAAAAATAATAAAAAGTCATGTAGAGCGTGCCTTTTTGCAAGAAACAGTTGATTTTCAGATTTCACTTGATAACAGGCTGTATTATGGACATCTAAAACCCGTAATCATTCAGAATTGTGATACAAATAATCGAAAAGTAACAGAAATTGTTGGTTTTTTAACCGATGTGACTGAGCAAAAGCAAGTTGAAGAAATGCTACACGTAGTGACTCAGGGGATTACAAATAAGATGGGGGAAGAGTTTTTTCACTATCTAAGTCGCTCATTGATAGATGTTTTGGAAGTGGATTACGCATTTATTGCAGCATTACATAAGGGTAAACCAGGTCGTGCAGTTACGATATCCATAAGTGATAAGCAAGCTTATTTAGAGAACATCGAGTACGATATTGCTCATTCTCCTACTGAAGAGGTGATCAAATCTGGGGAAATCTGTGTGGTAGAAGGTGTACAGCAGATATATCCGCTCGATCAATCGCTTCGTTTCTTTAAAGCGGAAGCCCTAATGGGACAGCTTTTATATGATTCTAATGGCAGTCCAATGGGGATTCTTGCTGTTATGAGCCGCAAGCCAATCACCAATCCAGGATTAATTGATTCCATGTTACATTTATTTACGTCCAGAGCCACTGCTGAGCTAGAACGCAAATTGGCAGAAGAGCAGCTCATTAAAAATAATGCTATTTTGCGAGCGACACACGAATCGATGATGGACGGTATGCTGATTGTTAATGAATGGAATCAAATTGTACATTACAATCGAAAATGTAGGGAAATGTGGAAGATACCTGAACATGTGGAGCAACAAAATAATGCCAATCATTGGCTTATGTACATGTTGTCGCAAATTAAGAATAATCATCAGGCAACAGCCCTTTTTGATCTTGCTCAAGTGAACAGGCTACAACCTGACACAGTGGAGATAAGCTTTTATGATGGACGAGTATACGAGGTCTACTCAGGACCGATTGATTCATCTCAACAGCATGATTACGGGAGAATTTGGATATTCAAGGATTTAACAGATCGGAAAAAACACGAAGAGATGATGAGCCAAAAGCTTTTTTACGACTCGCTGACAGGGTTGCCAAATCGGGTATTGTTTGATGATCGTCTACTCCTAGCTATTTCTCAGGCAAAGCGCACGGAGAGTATGCTAGCTGTGGTCATTTTAGATTTGGATTGCTTTAAGGTATTTAATGATACATTGGGGCATGCGGCAGGAGATCGTCTACTGCAATTAGTCGCCGCACGTTTGGCTGATCATATGCGTGAGGGGGATACCCTTTGCCGCTTGGTAGGAGACGAGTTCCAATTCATTTTCCCGGAAATATCTAGCCTTCAGGATGTCGCTCAACTCTCACAAGAGCTACTAGATAAGATTGCGCTTCCTTTTGAGATGGAGGGTCAAAGTTTAACAATGACTTGCAGCATTGGCATTAGCTTGTACCCAAATGACGGAACCACACAGCTAGAATTGGTGAAAAATGCCAAGGCAGCTTTATACCGATCAAAAGAAAAGGGCGGAAATATTTATCAATTATATACGCCTGCTATGACGCAAAGTGCTTTTCAGAAGCTGACTCTCATGCAGGATTTACGTTATGCAATCGATCGTAATGAGCTTTTTTTACAATACCAGCCCCGTTTTGATTTAAGCTCAGGAGAGTTAATTGGGATGGAGGCATTAGTGCGATGGCAGCATCCTAAGCTAGGATTGATCTCACCAGGTGATTTTATTCCATTAGCCGAAGAGATGGGATTCATCGTCACGTTGGATGAATATGTTCTCAAAGCAGCATGTATTCAGAATAAAAAATGGCAGCAAGCTGGATTAAAGCCAGTACGCGTAGCTGTTAATATTTCTCCTGTTGAGTTTCAACAGCGTAACCTCGTTGCAACCATTGCCAAAGTTTTGCAAGAAACCAATCTTGCTCCGGAATATTTAGAGGTGGAGATTACAGAGGGTGTCACTATGCATAAGGTAGAGACGGCTATTACTACCTTGCATGAGCTCAAGGAATTAGGCATTCATTTATCTATTGATGATTTTGGGACGGGGTATTCCTCCCTTAGCTATCTGAAGAAATTTCCCGTGGATACTCTTAAAATAGATCGTTCCTTTATTCGTGACATTACAGTTGATCCTGATGATGCAGAGATTGTTTCCTATATTATTGCCTTAGCTAGGAGTTTAAAGCTGAATGTAATTGCGGAAGGAGTAGAGACAGAAGAACAGAAGAGCTTCTTAACGGAAAAGCAATGCTATGAGATGCAGGGGTTTTATTTTAGTCCTCCGCTTCATACAAATGAATTTGCTAATTTATTGGAGAATGTAAGCAAATAA
- a CDS encoding YuzD family protein — translation MNVEILVYGTEQLCASCVNLPSAKETAVWLEAAAGRKFVQDQFVVRYCDFLHPTTEVDKLWAKRIEEEDLWYPLVVISGEIVGEGNPKLKQVYEALEKAGVQPIESV, via the coding sequence ATGAACGTAGAAATCCTGGTATATGGAACGGAGCAATTATGCGCAAGCTGTGTGAATCTACCTTCAGCTAAAGAAACAGCAGTATGGCTAGAAGCGGCTGCTGGAAGAAAGTTTGTACAGGATCAATTTGTCGTACGCTACTGTGATTTCTTACACCCAACGACAGAAGTGGATAAATTATGGGCAAAAAGAATTGAAGAGGAAGATTTGTGGTATCCACTTGTCGTAATTTCCGGGGAAATTGTCGGAGAAGGAAATCCAAAGCTAAAGCAGGTGTATGAAGCTTTAGAAAAAGCAGGCGTTCAACCGATCGAAAGCGTTTAG
- a CDS encoding alpha/beta hydrolase produces MNPTFLMSLVCFVFLVIVFLVVISMYVGHKLLHPRRKPINVHPEDYGLPAYDCITFPSRDQLQMKGWYFSAAKHREALLNQIDKGTAEAKQENNSVQPLRNATIIVAHGYSQNRLEQHLPALTLAKSFVEAGYDTLLFDFRNAGESEGNLTTIGLEEQKDLLGAIDFATNYAPDHSIGLIGFSMGAATALLVAGEDERVNAVVADCPFALLSDYLSNNLPVWTRLPSFPFTSIILTVIPILVGASPKQVKPIEAVKRYGSRPLLLIHGREDKTIPYKESEKLYEAAMHPEAELWLVPEADHVRCYTRDRALYSRRVIQFFDRFVGKSPNK; encoded by the coding sequence ATGAACCCAACCTTTTTGATGTCTTTGGTCTGTTTCGTCTTCCTAGTGATAGTGTTCCTAGTGGTAATTAGCATGTATGTTGGCCATAAATTACTGCATCCAAGACGTAAGCCGATTAATGTTCATCCTGAGGATTACGGTTTACCTGCATATGACTGTATTACATTTCCAAGTCGTGATCAGTTGCAGATGAAGGGCTGGTATTTTTCTGCTGCGAAGCACCGAGAAGCACTTTTGAATCAAATAGATAAAGGAACAGCAGAGGCTAAACAGGAAAACAATTCTGTACAACCACTTAGAAATGCTACGATTATTGTTGCCCATGGCTATAGCCAGAATCGCTTAGAACAGCATTTACCGGCGTTAACGCTTGCTAAATCCTTTGTAGAAGCTGGGTATGATACACTCCTTTTTGATTTTCGAAATGCTGGGGAATCAGAAGGGAATTTGACTACAATTGGATTAGAAGAGCAGAAGGATTTGTTAGGAGCAATTGATTTTGCTACAAACTACGCTCCAGATCATTCTATTGGTTTGATTGGTTTTTCTATGGGGGCGGCTACCGCTCTGCTGGTTGCAGGGGAAGATGAACGCGTGAATGCAGTGGTTGCGGATTGTCCCTTTGCTTTGCTATCTGATTATCTTTCTAACAATTTGCCAGTGTGGACAAGACTCCCTTCCTTTCCGTTTACATCGATTATCCTAACTGTCATACCGATCCTGGTGGGGGCAAGCCCAAAGCAGGTGAAGCCTATAGAGGCAGTCAAACGATACGGCTCTAGACCGTTGCTTCTTATTCATGGCAGAGAGGATAAGACGATTCCTTATAAGGAAAGCGAAAAATTATATGAAGCAGCCATGCACCCCGAAGCAGAATTATGGCTAGTTCCAGAAGCAGATCATGTGCGGTGTTATACAAGAGATAGAGCATTATATTCTCGTCGAGTAATTCAGTTTTTTGATCGCTTTGTGGGGAAAAGTCCGAATAAGTAA
- a CDS encoding NifU family protein, with the protein MKEQVQEVLEKLRPYLQRDGGDVELVDVEDGIVKLRLMGACGSCPSSTITLKAGIERALVEEVPGVVEVQQVF; encoded by the coding sequence ATGAAAGAACAAGTACAAGAAGTACTAGAAAAGCTTCGTCCGTACCTTCAACGCGATGGCGGTGACGTTGAGCTTGTTGACGTTGAAGATGGCATCGTTAAACTACGTTTGATGGGTGCTTGCGGTAGCTGCCCTTCTTCTACCATCACCCTAAAAGCCGGTATTGAACGCGCATTAGTTGAAGAAGTACCTGGTGTTGTAGAAGTTCAACAAGTATTTTAA
- a CDS encoding bifunctional cystathionine gamma-lyase/homocysteine desulfhydrase, whose translation MRMKTRLIHGGIEGDIHTGAVSTPIYQVSTYKQEGIGVHKGYEYSRTGNPTRHALETYMADIEGGARGLAFGSGMAALSTILSLCSQGDHLVVGDDVYGGTYRVITRVFSKLGLEATYVDTTDLAAVEKALRPNTRMIIMETPTNPLLNVTDVRAVAAIAKSKGVLLVVDNTFMTPYWQNPLDLGADIVFHSATKYLGGHSDVVAGIVVTKEAELGEQLHFQQNAIGAILGPQDSWLLLRGAKTLGLRMEEHEKNANQLAKWLQEQASISRVLYPGLASHPGHEQMKKQARGFGGMISFDVGSDKRAEEVLSKLKYFTLAESLGAVESLIGLPARMTHASIPAERRAELGITDGLLRISVGIEDVEDLMEDLEQALS comes from the coding sequence ATGAGAATGAAAACTCGATTAATTCACGGTGGTATTGAGGGAGATATTCATACAGGAGCAGTATCTACACCGATTTATCAGGTGAGTACCTATAAACAAGAAGGAATTGGCGTTCATAAAGGCTATGAATATTCTCGTACAGGTAATCCGACACGCCACGCACTAGAAACCTACATGGCTGATATAGAAGGTGGAGCACGCGGATTAGCGTTTGGTTCGGGAATGGCAGCTCTATCCACTATTCTGTCCCTATGCAGTCAAGGGGATCATCTTGTTGTAGGAGATGATGTTTACGGTGGTACTTATCGCGTAATTACTCGCGTTTTCTCAAAATTGGGCTTGGAGGCTACCTACGTCGATACGACTGACCTCGCTGCTGTCGAAAAGGCATTACGTCCTAATACTCGAATGATTATTATGGAAACACCTACCAATCCTTTGTTAAACGTAACAGATGTAAGAGCGGTAGCCGCTATTGCAAAATCTAAAGGAGTTTTACTTGTAGTAGACAATACCTTTATGACTCCTTATTGGCAGAACCCATTGGATTTGGGTGCCGATATTGTCTTCCATAGCGCAACAAAATATTTAGGCGGGCATAGTGACGTAGTAGCTGGTATCGTTGTTACGAAGGAAGCCGAGCTTGGTGAACAGTTGCACTTCCAGCAAAATGCCATTGGGGCGATTTTAGGTCCTCAGGATTCATGGTTATTGCTACGTGGAGCTAAGACTCTGGGACTCCGCATGGAGGAGCATGAGAAGAACGCAAATCAATTAGCGAAGTGGCTCCAAGAACAAGCTTCGATCAGCCGTGTGCTTTATCCAGGCCTTGCATCTCACCCAGGCCATGAGCAAATGAAAAAACAAGCACGAGGCTTTGGCGGCATGATTTCTTTTGATGTAGGCAGCGATAAACGTGCAGAAGAAGTATTATCTAAATTAAAGTACTTCACTCTTGCTGAATCCTTAGGAGCAGTTGAAAGCTTAATCGGATTACCTGCTCGTATGACGCATGCCTCGATTCCTGCCGAACGACGTGCAGAGCTAGGGATAACAGATGGATTGCTTCGTATCTCTGTAGGTATTGAGGATGTAGAAGATTTAATGGAAGATCTGGAACAAGCTTTATCGTAA
- a CDS encoding YheC/YheD family protein translates to MANKKLIGILTSREGTTFKEPKYFRNLIHQGKKLGASVFLFSHRDVLVKKQRVRGYVPDKHGGWRSKWFRWPDAVIDRCRTRQPGYLSFRRKQHFLYANSIFSNKWNITKYLWTNKTMRKWMPQTEMYSKEALQEYVENFAIVYVKPGNGTGGRSVLKISKGNGGFLLVGRNRNLQRKTWQVTSRDALVERVNLWVDQERIRNGHFMVQQGLDLELLPNRPSDTRLLIQKNQQGQWSVTGLGVRVGLLNSATSNLHNGGKATDFTSFMNNRFGEDKGKKILQECHELAYYTVQKLEEKYGRMLEFGLDIGIDTAGQIWLIEVNPKPGRDIFLGMGKAKLYKKAVRNPLAYAMWLADKEKILRNDK, encoded by the coding sequence ATGGCTAATAAAAAACTGATTGGAATTTTAACAAGCAGAGAAGGAACGACGTTTAAGGAACCCAAATACTTTCGGAATTTGATCCATCAGGGGAAAAAGCTAGGCGCATCAGTATTTCTATTTTCCCATCGTGATGTATTGGTCAAAAAACAACGAGTCAGGGGATATGTACCGGATAAACATGGCGGCTGGAGAAGTAAGTGGTTTAGATGGCCAGACGCGGTCATAGATCGTTGCCGAACTAGGCAACCCGGATACTTATCCTTTCGCCGTAAACAGCATTTTTTATATGCAAACAGCATTTTCTCTAACAAATGGAATATAACAAAATATCTATGGACAAATAAAACCATGAGAAAATGGATGCCGCAAACCGAAATGTATTCAAAAGAGGCCTTACAGGAATATGTAGAGAATTTTGCGATTGTTTATGTAAAACCGGGTAACGGTACAGGTGGCCGCAGTGTTCTTAAAATTTCTAAAGGAAACGGTGGTTTTTTACTAGTTGGCAGGAATCGGAATTTGCAACGTAAAACATGGCAGGTAACATCTAGAGATGCTTTGGTCGAGCGGGTCAATCTATGGGTGGATCAGGAACGAATTCGTAACGGTCATTTTATGGTTCAACAAGGTCTAGATTTAGAATTACTGCCCAACAGGCCAAGTGATACGCGCTTATTAATTCAGAAAAATCAACAGGGACAGTGGAGTGTTACGGGTTTAGGAGTAAGGGTTGGACTGTTGAACAGTGCTACCTCTAATCTGCATAACGGTGGTAAGGCCACTGACTTTACCAGCTTCATGAACAACAGATTTGGTGAAGATAAAGGTAAAAAAATCTTACAGGAATGTCATGAATTAGCTTATTACACAGTCCAGAAATTAGAGGAAAAGTATGGTCGAATGTTAGAATTTGGTTTGGATATCGGGATAGATACGGCAGGGCAAATTTGGCTAATAGAGGTAAATCCAAAACCGGGCCGCGATATCTTTTTAGGAATGGGAAAAGCTAAGCTGTATAAAAAGGCAGTTCGTAATCCCTTAGCCTATGCCATGTGGCTTGCTGACAAGGAAAAAATTCTGAGAAATGATAAGTAA
- a CDS encoding NAD(P)/FAD-dependent oxidoreductase, with translation MRRLVILGGGYGGLRIIEHILTPDLPADVSVTLVDRMPFHGLKTEYYALAAGTEPESKVRVPFPSDPRLQIKHGEVIDINLTERLIHFENEEKLEYDWLILGLGCEDRYHNIPGADLYTHSIQTLGSTRRAYAAINNINPYGSVTVVGGGLSGVEIAAELRESRPDLTIRLLDRGPSILSPFPKKLQDYASEWFIKNDVELINMANVTCVEDGVVYNNNQPIESNVIVWTAGIQANRIVRNLPIEHDNSGRAILNPYHQIPDYTNVYVVGDSASLPYAPSAQLAEMQGEQIAMVLKSEMKGEGYPSVMPAIKLKGTLGSLGKKEGFGVMGKMSLVGQMPRVMKSGVLWMYKNHLG, from the coding sequence ATGAGACGACTAGTTATCTTAGGTGGTGGCTATGGGGGCCTACGCATCATCGAACACATACTTACCCCAGACTTGCCGGCAGATGTTTCGGTGACGCTAGTAGATCGTATGCCTTTTCACGGTTTAAAAACCGAATACTACGCGTTAGCAGCCGGAACAGAACCAGAAAGTAAAGTGCGCGTGCCCTTTCCAAGCGACCCACGCTTACAGATTAAACACGGAGAAGTTATTGACATCAACCTAACTGAGCGCTTGATCCATTTTGAAAATGAAGAAAAATTAGAATACGATTGGCTCATTCTTGGATTGGGCTGTGAGGATCGTTATCATAATATTCCGGGAGCCGATCTATACACACACTCTATTCAAACATTGGGCTCTACTCGTCGCGCTTATGCAGCGATCAATAATATTAACCCCTATGGTTCAGTTACTGTTGTCGGCGGTGGTTTAAGCGGTGTAGAAATAGCTGCTGAATTACGCGAGAGCCGTCCAGATCTGACCATTCGTTTATTGGATCGTGGGCCAAGCATTTTAAGCCCTTTTCCGAAAAAATTGCAGGATTATGCTTCTGAATGGTTTATTAAAAATGACGTTGAACTTATTAATATGGCTAATGTAACCTGTGTTGAGGATGGTGTGGTTTATAACAACAATCAACCTATAGAAAGCAATGTCATCGTCTGGACAGCAGGTATTCAAGCCAACCGCATTGTACGTAATCTGCCTATTGAGCATGATAATAGCGGACGAGCAATCCTCAATCCTTATCACCAGATACCTGATTATACCAATGTGTACGTCGTGGGTGACAGTGCCAGCTTACCTTATGCCCCAAGCGCCCAGCTTGCTGAGATGCAAGGAGAACAAATCGCCATGGTATTAAAAAGTGAGATGAAGGGCGAGGGTTATCCTAGCGTAATGCCTGCTATTAAGCTTAAAGGGACACTAGGCTCTCTTGGCAAAAAAGAAGGTTTTGGCGTAATGGGCAAAATGTCGCTTGTAGGTCAAATGCCGCGTGTAATGAAAAGCGGTGTCCTTTGGATGTATAAAAACCATTTAGGTTAA
- a CDS encoding phosphatidylglycerophosphatase A family protein, protein MLNQQQHIWSEQVYSKAIELLHERGVRLEDIGEIVKFLQEKYIPDLQMEQCIESVNAVLQKREVQNALLTGIQLDILAEQNKLLSPLQEMLATDESLFGVDEVLALAIVNIYGSIGFTNYGYADKLKYGVLEKLNDKKYGVHTFLDDLVGAIAAAASSRLAHRRRRQEEEELKAKSVSYPSK, encoded by the coding sequence TTGTTGAATCAACAGCAGCATATTTGGAGTGAACAAGTCTACTCTAAAGCAATTGAACTTTTGCATGAGCGAGGAGTGCGCCTTGAAGATATTGGGGAGATCGTAAAATTTCTTCAAGAAAAATATATACCCGACCTACAAATGGAACAATGTATAGAAAGCGTAAATGCCGTCCTACAAAAGCGTGAGGTACAAAATGCACTCTTAACAGGCATTCAGTTAGACATACTAGCTGAACAGAATAAGCTATTATCCCCTTTGCAAGAGATGCTTGCGACTGATGAATCTCTCTTTGGAGTAGACGAGGTTTTGGCGCTCGCAATTGTCAATATTTACGGAAGTATTGGATTTACCAATTATGGGTATGCCGACAAGCTAAAATACGGTGTGCTAGAAAAATTAAACGATAAAAAGTACGGTGTACATACCTTTTTAGACGACCTGGTAGGCGCAATTGCAGCCGCAGCATCCAGCCGATTGGCCCACCGGCGTCGTCGTCAGGAAGAAGAAGAGCTTAAAGCTAAGAGCGTATCTTATCCATCCAAGTAA